The Acidimicrobiales bacterium DNA segment GGGAGCGCTCGACCGGTCTTCACGTGGAGGTCGGCGCCGTAGGTCTGGGCATCGCCGGCCTGGTGGACCGTGACGGCATGGTCCGGTGGTCGCCCAACCTGCCGTCAGCCGTAGGCCATCCGGTGGCCGCCGATCTGGCAGGCGGTAGCGGGCTCCCGGTGGCCGCCACCAACGACGCTACGGCAGCCACCCTGGCCGAGTCCCGCCTCGGTGCCGGCCGGGACTGCGACGACGTCGCTCTGGTCACCCTCGGCACCGGCATCGGCGCCGGGTTCGTGGTCGATGGACGACTATTGCGGGGTGCCCACGGGTTCGCTGGCGAACCGGGCCATATGGTGGTGGATCCGGGCGGCCCCGAGCATACGACTGGTCAGCGGGGCCCATGGGAGGCCTTAGCGTCAGGCAACGCCCTGGGTCGGATGGCCGCCGAGGCCGGCTTCGACTCGGGGACCGCGGTGGTGGCCGCCATGGCCGCTGAAGACTCCAGAGCGGCCGAGGTGTTTGACCGGTGGTGCCGGGAGGTGGCACAGGGGCTGGCCAACCTGGTGGTCGTGCTGGATAGTCGACGGATCGTGCTGGGCGGTGGTCTCGTCGAGGTCGGCGAGCCGCTGCGGCTCGGTGTGGCGTCGTGGCTGGAACAGTTGACCCCGGGTGCCGACTCGCGACCTCCCGTCGAGGTGGTGCTAGCCGAGCTGGGGTCCGACGCCGGTGCACTGGGTGCCGGCCTACTTGCCGGCGACCTCCTGGCGGGCGACGACTGACAACGGCCCCGATACCCGGTGGACGCTCCCGACTACAGGTGGGCGTCTAGCAGGGCGAGGGTGCGGGTCCAAGCGAGGGCGGCCGCGTCGGCGTCGTAGGTGCCGAACGGGTCCTCCTCGTTGGCGAACGGATGCCCCGTTCCGTCGTAGACGTGGAAGGTCACGTCCCGACCCATGGTCCGGAGATCGTCACCCAGGGCCATCACGTCTTCGATCGGGAAGAAGTCGTCGTGTTCGGCCATGTGGCCCTCGACCACGGCCGTCAACCCGGACCAGTCGGGTGCATCGTCTCCCAGCGGGGCGCCGTAGTACGGGGCGGCACAGGCCACCCGGTCGCCCTCGAGGGCGGCGATCAGCAGGGTGAGCATTCCGCCCATGCAGAAGCCGACCACCCCGACGGCGTCGCCGTTGGTTGCGTCGTGGTCCAGCAGGAAGTCGATAGCCGCCGACATGTCCCGAGCGGCCCGGTCCGGCGGTAGCGAGGTCATCAGCTCCCCGGCCTTGTCCATCTCCGTGTGCTCGGCAAACTCGCCGTGATAGAGGTCGGGGGCGAGAGCCACGAAGCCCTCACCGGCGAGGCGATCACAGACCCCCCGGATCTGGGGCACCAGGCCCCACCATTCCTGGATCACAAGCACCCCGGGCCCCGAGCCCGACGCTGGAACGGCCAGGTAGCCCCCAGCCGTCGGCCCGTTCGCCACGAACTCCACTGGCTCGCCGGCACGCTCCGGGTCCCGGTCACTCTGAGTATCGATCATCGGTCCTACTCCTTCTCGCCCGCCTGCTCGTCCGGTTCCTGATTTTCGGATTCGACCAGCCACGACGGATAGTCATCACTGGGTCGGCTTCGGGGGGGCGGCATTGCCCTCGACTCCGATCTCATGGCCAGGAACGGCTGCTCGAGCCTTGAGACTTCACCAGCCGAGAAGAGGGCCGCCGGCCGTCCTCTGGAGCCACTCGGGTCGGTGGTCCGCCCAAGGTCCCGCACGAAGTCCGGCTCGGACCGCACCTTTCGCTGGAAGTTGCCCTGATCGAACTCGGTCCCCCACACCGCCTCGTACACCCGCCGTAGTTGCCTGATGGTGAACTCGGGAGGACAGAAGCGGCTGGCCTCCGTCGAGTACTCCAACCTCGACCTGGCCCGGTCGACAGCATCCAGGACGATGGTCCGGTGGTCGAAGGCCAGCTTCCGCTCCTCCCGCTCGATCTCGACCACGGGAACGAGAGCGGCCTCAGCCGCATCGCCACCACCGGCCAGGTCCCCGACGTCGGCCTGGATCGTCCAGTAGGCGACGGTCACCACCCGCATCCTCGGATCCCGATCCGGCTCCCCGTAGGTCCGGAGTTGCTCGAGCTTGTCGGGTTTCAGGCCGAGCTTCGTCTCCTCCGCCAACTCCCGACGCGCAGCTTCCCTAGGAGCCTCATCTTCACGGACGAACCCACCGGGTAGCGCCCAGCGATCCTTGAACGGCGGCTCGCCCCGCCGCACCAGAACCACCTGGAGCACGTCGTCGACGATGGTGAACACCACCACATCAACCGTGACCGCGAACGGAGGGTACGCGGAAGGGTCGTAATCGCTCAGTGACGAATCACCTGAGCCATCACCGTCCGAGATATTTATGTCAGAGGTTGACATTATTGTCTATTCTCCTATATAGTGATACTGACACAATATAGAGCATCAACACACACAGCATCAACATGGACTGTCACAGGGGCT contains these protein-coding regions:
- a CDS encoding dienelactone hydrolase family protein; the protein is MIDTQSDRDPERAGEPVEFVANGPTAGGYLAVPASGSGPGVLVIQEWWGLVPQIRGVCDRLAGEGFVALAPDLYHGEFAEHTEMDKAGELMTSLPPDRAARDMSAAIDFLLDHDATNGDAVGVVGFCMGGMLTLLIAALEGDRVACAAPYYGAPLGDDAPDWSGLTAVVEGHMAEHDDFFPIEDVMALGDDLRTMGRDVTFHVYDGTGHPFANEEDPFGTYDADAAALAWTRTLALLDAHL
- a CDS encoding NUDIX domain-containing protein translates to MSTSDINISDGDGSGDSSLSDYDPSAYPPFAVTVDVVVFTIVDDVLQVVLVRRGEPPFKDRWALPGGFVREDEAPREAARRELAEETKLGLKPDKLEQLRTYGEPDRDPRMRVVTVAYWTIQADVGDLAGGGDAAEAALVPVVEIEREERKLAFDHRTIVLDAVDRARSRLEYSTEASRFCPPEFTIRQLRRVYEAVWGTEFDQGNFQRKVRSEPDFVRDLGRTTDPSGSRGRPAALFSAGEVSRLEQPFLAMRSESRAMPPPRSRPSDDYPSWLVESENQEPDEQAGEKE
- a CDS encoding ROK family protein, which encodes MTAAGRATIGLDVGGTKAAAVLVDPLTGTVLDRERASSAGSAENLVTTLTDLVDTLRERSTGLHVEVGAVGLGIAGLVDRDGMVRWSPNLPSAVGHPVAADLAGGSGLPVAATNDATAATLAESRLGAGRDCDDVALVTLGTGIGAGFVVDGRLLRGAHGFAGEPGHMVVDPGGPEHTTGQRGPWEALASGNALGRMAAEAGFDSGTAVVAAMAAEDSRAAEVFDRWCREVAQGLANLVVVLDSRRIVLGGGLVEVGEPLRLGVASWLEQLTPGADSRPPVEVVLAELGSDAGALGAGLLAGDLLAGDD